A genomic region of Leptidea sinapis chromosome 46, ilLepSina1.1, whole genome shotgun sequence contains the following coding sequences:
- the LOC126978042 gene encoding igLON family member 5-like — protein MVPASLATAVAALLAACPSPAGLAQRIYLNSEESSSSPARSSAPGSGRVLAEEEAAELAEGVPAWRELWHASLATSPRRPALANTSEEVAAQLAEGVPAWRELWHASLATSPRRPALANTSEEVAAQLGAAAFLHCPVRHLEERGVSWVRRRDWHIISSGVFMYTNDERFQVLHGDGSDDWILQIKYVQERDNGTYECQVSTGSGTLSRLVHLHVAVPEAFILGADEYHVDAGSSINLVCIVEKSPEPPQFVFWFHNARMVNYDAASGVRVATSPGARTQSSLHIRAATAAHSGNYTCRAANAAPASIAVYVSQGSDKMAATLSRNSSDVGHREALWYFVVLLTCLCVITSASGTDTTGAL, from the exons AGCGAATATACTTGAACTCGGAAGAGTCAAGCAGCTCACCAGCACGCAGCTCGGCGCCGGGCTCGGGGCGAGTGCTGGCGGAGGAGGAGGCGGCGGAACTGGCGGAGGGCGTGCCAGCGTGGCGCGAGCTGTGGCACGCGTCGCTGGCGACGTCACCACGCCGGCCCGCGCTCGCCAACACCAGCGAGGAGGTGGCGGCGCAGCTGGCGGAGGGCGTGCCAGCGTGGCGCGAGCTGTGGCACGCGTCGCTGGCGACGTCACCACGCCGGCCCGCGCTCGCCAACACCAGCGAGGAGGTGGCGGCGCAGCTCGGCGCCGCGGCCTTCCTGCACTGCCCCGTGCGGCACCTGGAGGAGCGCGGG GTGTCCTGGGTACGGAGGCGGGACTGGCACATCATCAGCTCGGGAGTGTTCATGTACACCAACGATGAACGCTTTCAG GTACTGCACGGAGATGGCTCTGACGACTGGATCCTGCAGATCAAGTACGTACAGGAGCGCGATAACGGGACCTACGAGTGCCAG GTGTCAACCGGGTCGGGCACGCTATCCCGGCTGGTGCACCTGCACGTCGCGGTGCCGGAAGCTTTCATCCTGGGCGCGGACGAGTACCACGTGGATGCCGGTTCCAGCATCAACCTGGTCTGCATCGTAGAGAAG AGCCCGGAGCCGCCGCAGTTCGTGTTCTGGTTCCACAACGCGCGCATGGTCAACTACGACGCGGCGAGTGGCGTCCGCGTGGCGACGTCGCCGGGCGCGCGCACGCAGTCCTCGCTGCATATCCGCGCCGCCACGGCCGCTCACTCCGGCAACTACACGTGCCGCGCCGCTAACGCCGCGCCAGCGTCCATCGCGGTCTACGTCTCGCAAGGAA GCGACAAGATGGCGGCCACGCTCAGTCGGAACTCGAGTGACGTCGGACACAGAGAGGCCTTGTGGTACTTTGTTGTCCTGCTCACGTGCTTGTGCGTGATAACAAGTGCGAGTGGAACGGATACGACCGGTGCCTTGTGA